From the genome of Prunus persica cultivar Lovell chromosome G8, Prunus_persica_NCBIv2, whole genome shotgun sequence:
GCGGTATGAGATTGGCCAGAAGTATGATTCTCATTATGATGCATTCAACCCATCAGAATATGGTCAACAGAAAAGCCAAAGAGTATATACTTAACTAGCTTCTACATCATGTGCTGTCATTTTCTGCTCTGTTTTTATTTCGGAATTCCTTCCTGCCAAATAGAAGATCCCTGATACTTGATGGGATGGTTTGCGTATTTATGCACTTAACACCAgccaaagaaataaataaatgaacacATAAAAAAGAACTACAGtatttcttataatttttgtgtaatGGTCAGCATCTCTATTATGTAATGCTgataagcaatacttgtggaATTACTTGAATATTAGATCACAATCATAACCcttttctaaaaaaacaaatttgcaaCAATGGTTGACCATTTTACTTCCAAAAAAATCAGTTGTGCTTTCCAACTTatgatttttcctttttcgtcTTCTATAATGTATACTTTAAATTGAGTAttgagcaaaaaaaaaaaaaaaaatgaatgaatgaatattGGTGTTGCAGCAGTTATTAATGATATATTTCAAATGGTATTTCCATTAGTCCCTTTTTCTGTTTATGTCATTTGAGTACATTTGTtgcttaaaaaaatattgggttGAGGACCTTGAAGCTGACATCAAAAGATTGTTAGTCCTTAATTTTTCAGAACAATTTATCATCATCGAGCTGTAATTGATTTCTGTAACTTAGAAGGATGACTGCAGTTTAAGTTGTCCTGATTTCTTcagctttttaaaaaagaaaagattaaataaAACTTGTAGCATAATCCCATTATTCTAATCACCATTTTTGTATTCTAACATTCCATGGTTCTATTTTATATGAGCCTTGCCTATAAATTCCTTGCCCATTATACTTACTGAACTAGTTAATAGTTATAGATCCTTTTCTCATACCCTTTACATTCAGcctaaaattatatttgaaactaatttataattataggTATGCAGAAGTTGCAAATTGCTTTTTCAATTCATGATTTCACCTTTCTGTAAACGATTTATCGTTGTTGCTTCTTTCCTTAACCATTGATACCTAACTGTCAAAACTTTACACTCAATGTTGCAGTTTGCTTCCTTCTTGTTGTATCTTTCTGATGTAGAAGAAGGTGGAGAAACCATGTTCCCTTTTGAGGTGGGTTAGAAAATTGATATACTATTACTTTGAAATATTTGCATGCACTcatcctaatttttttttaattagtagAATGGCTTACATATGGGTATGAGCTATGATTACAAGAAATGCATTGGTTTAAAGGTTATGCCGAGGCAAGGGGAtggacttttattttattcagtgCTTCCAAATGGCACAATTGATCAGGTTAGTTTACTTTATCATATCTTAAATCACATCTAATTCTTATAAAttgcttttcttgttgttATGAACGATGTGAATTTGGACAACTTGTTTCTATTTCCTTTGgcatcaaattaatttatttgaatCACATCtaagtatttatatataaaggatCAGTAActaattagtttatttgaaACTTGGAATTGTCATTTCGGTTCTCTTCCTCTGTCACTTCTTGCTGGTGATTAAACAAAGAGTCTTTTGTGGCGCAATTTGCAGACATCTCTTCATGGAAGCTGCCCGGTGATCAAGGGGGAAAAATGGGTTGCAACAAAGTGGATTAGAAATCAAGAAGATCTGGAGTAAGAGTTGTTTTATTCCAAATGTTGTTCTTTCTGGAGCTGGTGGTTCCGGAACAGTGGAACAAAACAGATCACTGGTTTAACAACTGCAGTCCAGTCAACGTCGAACAGTGGTACTGGAGTTTCCGTTCCTTTCATGTTTCAAGTATAGAACTGAGTGAACTATGTTCTTGCAGTAGGCGGCGCAACAGTTACTCTTGGATGTACAGCCCAAAGATGGGGTGCTaaacttcttttgttttgggtcgATAACCATGCCACTTGTTATAGAAGAATTCTTTTGTGTAGCTTTGCTGCTAAATAATGAATGAACCTTGTAtgtaaaatggtattttgatTCGAGAATTCTTCCTTCAAAATCGAAATTTTGAGTTGTCGACATTTTGTTTATTAAGAATTCTCCATGCATAATTGTCATCATCCACAACTCTCTCGGactaccaaaataaaaattcaaaattggtcAGGATATGAAATATGGTACAATTAAGTATTGAGTCCATTTCTATTCAGggattttatcaaataagctTAATGGAATTTGATTGTATTTGAGGAATCTCTCAATTGAGACAGcatatagtttttattttgtcaacGAGCCTTAACTCAAGTGGTGTCGGACAGCAGAGATcttaagttcaaatttcatgtaattaaaaaataaaataaaaaataaaaaaagagtgagTTGCCACATAAGCAAAGGTGTGATTCTCTCGTATCCTCCACATCCAAACACACCCCAATGACAGAATAAGGTAACTTCATTTTAAAAGGACCGTTGGAGCCAAAAGACACGCCCTTTAGACTGTAACGGCTACTTaccatttgaaaaaaaacaataaacccTCTTTGGATCCCAGCCAAAAATCTTCACATTCTTCTGATCACCAAatcccaaaagaacaaaaatcttCTCATTCTTCCCTCAGATCTCACAATTCCTTTCGAACtcttcatcattctcttctgCGATTCTTGATCCTCGTTTTCGTCTCAGAGATTAGCCATGGACCTCGGCTGCTTGGACTTGGGTTGCATCTCCGTGTCAGACAAGCAAGGCACTAACGACGCCGTTCTTGATTCCGACAACAAGGAAAACGACGCCACGACCACCGCGAGCCCCAAGATCGGAAAGGTAAGTATTTTGACCTTTCGTTTTTCAGATTCAATTCAAGACTACTATTTTTCCATCAGTGCCTTAGATATGTTCCGTTTTCTTGAATCGGATTCTCTGTTTGTGTTTGGATCCTGATTTGTTTAGGTTTTAGTGGAGTTGAAACCCTAGGACCTTGAATAAATGAGGTTTATTGATTGGCTTTGATTTGGTACTTAATTGATGGTTGTTACTCATTTAGAACTCTAAACcctttgttattttttctctaCTGTTGGGATTTATGCCGATTGAAATTGTCAgttaaatttttcttaattccTCTACTTGGTGTTCTGTTTTAGCTTCACTTTTGTGTTGATATTTTGATAGAAGCGGATTCGAAATGCTTTATTTCCACTGCTTAAATTCAGTTGGCTTTTGCTTGATAAGATATCTATGTCATTACAAGAATACCATGGATGTTGGAAAGAAGGCAATTTTCtgtaaatatgaatttatttttttaatttaacttGACATTTCAATGTTGACCTTTCTGGTTGGTTTTTGTGTTCTATATTTGCATGAAATGCTGTGATATAGAACCAAATTAACAATTTCTGTCAAATCCtgtattgttttgtttgacaTCCCCATTTTCCTTTCTGAATAGTGCagaataaaaatttgagagagaCTAGCCTATCGACATTGAATTCTCTTAACAAATCACAAATAAAGAAGCCTTCTCATCGTAGGACCTCTCCTCTGAACTGGTTCCCGCGAAAAAAAGGGGACTCCTAtttgaagaggaagatcaaaaTGCTGCAGGTTTTGCATCTTTCTCTAATAAACACATGTAATTTATGCTCTAATGTTTTTTGATTAATTTCCATGTTAACCAAAATACTAATTTGTTGGTCTTTATCAGGAAGTAGATGGCATGAATTTAACTCTCGATGAGACTTTAGGGGATTCTAATCCGCATTACTCAAAAGTCCTAAGGGAAAAAATGGCAGCAAAAGAAGCTGCACAAAAGGCAATGGAGGCACGAAAAGCAGCACTGGTGGAAGCATCTTGGTGTCGCATTCTTAGGGCATCCAGGTAATAGTTTGAACTTGGATGCGTAATCATGATTAAGCAGTTTAAAGGCTAATTTCTTAGTTACAATGTTGTTTTAATCTTTATTTCAGGATTCAAAGCAAAGAAGCAGAAGCACAGCTGTTGAAAGCAGACAAGGCTGCAGCCGAAGCTTTTGAAGAGGCAACAGCTGTGGGAGTTATCATGTTTGACAAACCAAATTGCCCTCGGAAGCCATGTAAAATAGAAACATCCACTGTTAATGGAGGAGAGTCTACTACTCACACAGTCACAGCATCTTTTGAGACTGCATTTGACGTTGATAAAGAAGTAGCTGCAGCTGTTAAAATTGCATTAGTAAGGCTTGGAAATTCTCCTTCTTTTAGTAAAGATGAATTCAAAGATCTGCTCCGAAAAATTAGTGAGAATCCTGATACAAGTGAAAATAATCAGGAATCGTCTGAGTTTACTTCAGAATGTGAATCAGAATCTGGATCAGAACTTGAAGTAGTATCCCAGAAAGATACTATCATTTCCCAAGATTTGGATCATAAGATGTCAGGTTTTGAGGAAAGACAGAGTAAAAACAGAaggcagtcatttggtaagCTTAATATGGCAAAGATAGCAGACATGATGCTTGAGAGGCTTCAATGTTTGCAAGAAGATGAACTCTCCTCTCTTGCCACTATAGTTGCTACTTGTGGTTTAAATGCTGCCTTAACGGAAGTTGAAAATAGCAAGCTTCATGATCAAGGCTCTGCTGCTGAGACCCTTCCACAAAGATTTGGAGCGGCAAAGCCTGAATACTTCAGAGATGGGCAGGTGAGAAGGAAGCAAACTACATCAGAACTCCCAAGTCTAGACAAGTTTTTAGTTAAGCACATGACCAAACTTGAGAAAGAAGTGCAAGAAGCCAAGAATAGAAGGAATAAGTTGACGGAAAAAACTGAAACTGTTGATGAGAAGGCCAAATTAGATAACATTGGAAATACCTCTGAAACCATTCCAGGCCTGGGAAGCATTTTTCTGAAGCATGGTTCAAAATTCGAAAAAGAGATTGAAGAggcaaagaaaaattcaagtgGACATTTTGAAATGCTTCAAAAGAGTTCacagagaaacaaaatatcttcTGATGCCATTCCTGACTTGGAAAGTATGCTGATTAAACAttcttcaaaacttgaaaaggaAGTTGAAGAGGCCAAGACGAAATTTGTGAAAACATCTGCTACGAGTGACCAAAAATCAGTAGTGGGCAGTCGTAAAAAAGAACATGTCTCAGAACTCCCCAGCCTAGACAAGTTCTTAGTGAAACATGTCTCAAGACTTGAGAAGGAAGTCCAAGAAGCAAAGAATAGAAGGAGGACTGATGTACATGAAGGAGTTAGGTTTCCTTATCTGAGGAAGAAAATTGATTCATTTGCATCAGTtgcacaacaaaagaaaatggctatttcttcttctgagGAAGGATCAGAGGGGAAAGAAAATTTAGACTTAAACAAGGATGTTGAGGAGCATTCTAGGATGGAGCAAAATGAAGTTGGGTCTTCACCGCAGAATCCTAGTGCAGAGGAAATAAACTCACTTCAGAATACGATGGCTGAAACTAAAGAGACTGAAGATGGTTTAGACAAGATTATGGTCAAACCAGTCCACTGGTTGGAAAGGGAGAAAATCCAAGCCTTGGCAATGGGAAACAATTACGAATATCATAcgctcaaaaagaaaaagggagaaagCAGTGTTACTCAATGTGAGAGCTTGGACAAAGTTTTGGTAAAACATGTTTCCAGActggagaaagagaagatgaagCAACAGTCAGAAGACGAAGCAACTGAAGTGAAAAGAAGTAATGCAAAACTGCCTTCACATATGGAAGAAGCATGTGGTTTGGACCAAATTCTGGTTAAACATAAATCAAGGCTTGAAAGAGAAAAGGTGGCTGCTGCTCAGCAACCAGAAGAACAAACCAGATTCTCTGTAACTCGTAAAGAAGCAAGGGAGAGAGAACTACAAGAACAATGGGGAGGTTTAAGCTTAGGAAACTCCATGAAGCCACATGTCTCGAAACTTCAACGAGATAAGGTAAATGCTCTTTTTCTTGTGCTTAATGTATTTTTTGCAATGCTTTGTTGAAATTCTGATTATTTGTTGGTTTCTCCTTTGCGTAATGGGTTTGTTGGTATTTCCATTTTGTGTAGGCCGCTTGGATTAAAGCTGAACAGGAGGAGAAGAGGCAAGGTACTGGTTTCTCAGATTGAAGCCGAATATTATAAAAGGATTGAAGACGGAAATATAGTTACATGTGAACTTTTGTGAAGTCTCTTCATTTTCTATTCAGTGATCAATGCGATCAATGCGATCAATGCGATCAATGCTTTTTTCCCCCCCTGTTTTTTACCATATTGCATTGTAACAGGAGAATGATAATTGTCTATAAATATAATCAATTCAATTTGGTTAATTCTTTGACTGGTAGATTGGAGTCGTTTTCCAATCTaagtttggattttattttaaattttgcatTGCCTCAAGCCAGTGGAAATAGGAATGTAAGTTTCAAAAGGGTACATCAATAAGAACCCCATCGAATTGACCATGATCAAGTTTTGACAGAAAAATTGATTACTGCCAAAGCAATCATAAAAGCCCTTTGATCTTTAAGAGAAGCAACGAAAAAGCGCTGGaaacaaaaccaattttaGGTTCCACATTGTACATTACCTAGCCGATTTGGATGTAACAGATCATAATTTTTACAAGAGACCGTTGAAGCAAAATTGTTATGGATGCTACCAAATGATCTACCAACAAATGGAATGATACAATTTCATGGCTCAAGTAACTACACCCTCTCAAGCTCAGTGTTGTGCTTGTCCAATTGGTCTTTCAGATCCTTTTTCCACCCTTGGATCAGCCTTTCATGCTTCTTGATAAGCTCAGTCTTTATCCTCAACTCCTCTTCCATTGCATCAATCTCCTGGAAAAATGAAACCGCGCAACcattaagaaaacaaagactTAATAAGCTAAGGACAAGCTGAACAACATGGTCTTCAGATAACCTTTCTAAGTTGTTGAGCCTTGGTTGGCTGATCCTCACGTTGTAGACCAATAAAATATAGTTGAAGCTTTTTGGCAGCTTCCATAAAATCTCTGGCATGCCTCTCCACATCAACTGAAGCAATGACAGAATAAACACCATCAGAGGAAGTAAAGATAAATGCATCCTTGGTGCACTGTTGTTCATTGTGCACTTCAGGATCAAAGAAGACTCTGCAACTTCATTTACTACTTTACAAAGACTGACAGTCATAAGGTTCGATGTTACGATTGATAAACAAACTCACCTTATGCAACCTCAACCTCAAAGGCCAAGTCAACCCTGATTGCAAAGGTACAATAAAAGATCCATGGATCTTTTGTGGCCACTACAAGAATGATATTTTTCAGGTGGGTACACAAGATTTACCCAAAAACATAACCAAGAGTTCCAAAACAATCCTAACACTTGTAAGTAAAACTTTCATATGAAATGGAAAAATTCATAGAGAGCAAGACTTTATGTCCCCATTTATACATCCAGAATCCAAACTTTTGGTCAAAATGGATTTTCTTACCCCCTCATGAATATGTTATGTAATCTacaatttctttcttctccagCCACTATTTAGAATTAAAGGCTAACACTTGGTTATTtgagatttgatttgaaaCAAACAACAACACTCTTGCTGTTCAAATCTCCCAACTCTCTGTTGAAATATAACTACTTTGCCAAAGCTGAAGCAGGAGATCCCAAACTGAGTGTGTTTAACCAATTTAATATATTCCTTACTCTTTCGTTTAGGCTTTGGCCAGAGGCAGGTACATAGAATGTTTTCTATTGTGGACCCAAGAAACCCCTATTGCAGTCTTTTTTATGGGTAACATAGCTCTGTCACGAGGTTCACCCTCTCAAAGTTTATCAACAAAAAAGTGAACTACAAATTTTCACTTAAAACGAATGCATACACATCCAAAAAGTTGTAGTTTTATCATCAAAACTTAGAAACCCTAGCCTCAGTATCAGGATAAGTGGTTAATCTGTGGGTGACCAAGCATCTGTATCAAAGAGGATTCACATAAAAACAAGCAAGCATACACTGAATGGCATGTAAAG
Proteins encoded in this window:
- the LOC18766277 gene encoding uncharacterized protein LOC18766277, which translates into the protein MDLGCLDLGCISVSDKQGTNDAVLDSDNKENDATTTASPKIGKNKNLRETSLSTLNSLNKSQIKKPSHRRTSPLNWFPRKKGDSYLKRKIKMLQEVDGMNLTLDETLGDSNPHYSKVLREKMAAKEAAQKAMEARKAALVEASWCRILRASRIQSKEAEAQLLKADKAAAEAFEEATAVGVIMFDKPNCPRKPCKIETSTVNGGESTTHTVTASFETAFDVDKEVAAAVKIALVRLGNSPSFSKDEFKDLLRKISENPDTSENNQESSEFTSECESESGSELEVVSQKDTIISQDLDHKMSGFEERQSKNRRQSFGKLNMAKIADMMLERLQCLQEDELSSLATIVATCGLNAALTEVENSKLHDQGSAAETLPQRFGAAKPEYFRDGQVRRKQTTSELPSLDKFLVKHMTKLEKEVQEAKNRRNKLTEKTETVDEKAKLDNIGNTSETIPGLGSIFLKHGSKFEKEIEEAKKNSSGHFEMLQKSSQRNKISSDAIPDLESMLIKHSSKLEKEVEEAKTKFVKTSATSDQKSVVGSRKKEHVSELPSLDKFLVKHVSRLEKEVQEAKNRRRTDVHEGVRFPYLRKKIDSFASVAQQKKMAISSSEEGSEGKENLDLNKDVEEHSRMEQNEVGSSPQNPSAEEINSLQNTMAETKETEDGLDKIMVKPVHWLEREKIQALAMGNNYEYHTLKKKKGESSVTQCESLDKVLVKHVSRLEKEKMKQQSEDEATEVKRSNAKLPSHMEEACGLDQILVKHKSRLEREKVAAAQQPEEQTRFSVTRKEARERELQEQWGGLSLGNSMKPHVSKLQRDKAAWIKAEQEEKRQGTGFSD
- the LOC18766912 gene encoding mediator of RNA polymerase II transcription subunit 28 is translated as MAERQAADQQQHQIDAQMQSPQPQREDMVACVIALEAALLPCLPARELQAIDRSPHPSHQIDVERHARDFMEAAKKLQLYFIGLQREDQPTKAQQLRKEIDAMEEELRIKTELIKKHERLIQGWKKDLKDQLDKHNTELERV